In the Euphorbia lathyris chromosome 5, ddEupLath1.1, whole genome shotgun sequence genome, one interval contains:
- the LOC136229844 gene encoding farnesylcysteine lyase — MLASLKIISLFLLFFLLHSQSESLSPPTICVIGSGIAGSSLAHFLRLYSPMNSPSSAAPIIIFERNAFVGGRMATVTVSGETFEAGASILHPKNYHTSNFTNLLNLKLKMPSTSDSDLSLGIWDGNKFVFKTISISSKSTVVQKIVSYANSLYMLYHYGFSLFRMKSFVESTVNKFLKYYESFETRPTFQTVDGMLKWAGLHNLTTQTLHEELVNLGLSPLLIQELVTVITRINYGQSVYISGLAGAVSLAGSGGGLWSVEGGNWQMASGLINISDVQLHLNEEIHSISYHGEYYELNSTKGSYMCEVTVIATPLDELNIQFTPPISVPERHLQHTHATFVRGLLNPAYFGLKDVSEIPELVGTIEDPDLLFSSISVLKQHNETDMSYKVFSREALPDSLLDSIFGVRKETIRINWGAYPHYKAPEVFAPFILDGQHLYYVNAFENAASTMETSSVAAENVARLILSRLAVSYNSDEHLLHPDL; from the exons ATGTTAGCTTCTCTCAAAATCATCTCCCtttttctcctcttcttccttctccacTCCCAATCTGAATCCCTTTCCCCACCTACTATCTGTGTCATTGGCAGCGGCATTGCTGGCTCCTCCCTAGCTCACTTCCTTCGCCTCTATTCCCCTATGAACTCTCCTTCTTCTGCCGCCCCTATCATCATTTTCGAGCGAAATGCTTTCGTCGGAGGTCGGATGGCCACTGTCACCGTCTCAGGCGAGACCTTTGAGGCCGGCGCCTCCATTCTTCACCCCAAGAACTACCATACTTCTAATTTCACGAATTTGCTCAATTTGAAGCTAAAAATGCCTTCCACTTCTGATAGCGATCTTTCGCTTGGGATTTGGGACGGCAACAAGTTTGTGTTCAAGACGATTAGTATCAGTTCTAAAAGTACCGTTGTTCAAAAGATCGTTTCTTATGCTAATTCTCTTTACATGTTATATCACTATGGCTTTTCGCTTTTCAGAATGAAAAGCTTCGTTGAG AGCACTGTAAATAAGTTCTTGAAGTACTATGAGAGCTTTGAAACAAGACCCACTTTCCAAACTGTGGATGGGATGCTTAAGTGGGCTGGTTTGCACAATCTCACTACTCAGACTTTGCACGAAGAATTGGTCAATCTTGGACTGTCTCCCTTGTTGATTCAAGAGCTTGTCACT GTTATTACTAGAATTAATTATGGTCAAAGTGTGTACATTAGTGGACTTGCTGGAGCAGTTTCGTTGGCAGGGTCAGGTGGAGGATTATGGTCGGTTGAAGGAGGAAACTGGCAGATGGCTAGTGGATTGATTAATATTTCAGATGTTCAACTGCATCTCAATGAAGAAATACATTCTATCTCTTACCATGGGGAATATTACGAGCTCAACTCTACAAAAGGGAGTTATATGTGTGAAGTCACAGTGATTGCTACACCACTGGATGAATTGAATATTCAATTTACTCCTCCTATTTCAGTTCCTGAACGTCATTTGCAGCACACACATGCCACGTTTGTGAGGGGCCTCCTAAATCCT GCATATTTTGGCCTGAAAGATGTTTCGGAAATTCCAGAATTGGTTGGCACCATAGAGGATCCTGACCTTCTTTTCTCTAGTATTTCTGTTCTTAAGCAACACAATGAGACAGATATGAGTTACAAAGTCTTCTCGCGTGAAGCATTGCCTGATTCATTACTTGATAGCATCTTTGG TGTGAGGAAGGAGACTATAAGAATAAACTGGGGGGCTTACCCTCATTATAAAGCTCCTGAAGTATTTGCGCCATTTATTTTGGACGGGCAGCATCTGTACTACGTGAATGCGTTTGAAAATGCAGCTAGCACCATGGAGACAAGCTCTGTTGCAGCAGAGAATGTAGCACGTCTCATCCTATCTAGACTTGCCGTGAGCTATAATTCAGATGAACACTTGTTGCATCCAGATTTGTGA